GGCGAGTTGCCCTGACCATTTTAAAGCGAGACACTTCGCAGCGGAAAATGAGCATCCGCCTAAAACGAAAAGTCGCCGGCTGGTCACAAGAGGCGCTGGAAGCGATTATCCTCGGGAGTTAGGAGGGGTTTCGAATGCGATTACCGTGGATGATCGAGTAGACTAATAGCACTATCTGAGATAATATGGACACATGCAATGCCCGTGCGTTACTCAGTGACATACATGTCACTATCAAAAGACTGATGGAAACGCAGGTTAACATTACATCTTGAATGGAGAACTGCAATGTCTTGTATACGCTCAAAGCACCTGATTCCCGTCGGAATACGGTAATGTCACTTTCAGTTCGCGGTCTCCGGCCGTTGAAGAACACGTTATTTTTTCAACGCAGGGAGATCCATTGTGACACGCCATCGTCATCAACGATGACCAATGGGAATTGATTACTATAAGCTGTTTCAAAACCTACGTAAACAAATGAGCCCACATGCTACATGCCGACGAAGAGGCCAGCCTCTTTCCACTCGGCCAATCGTCGCCAACAAGTGCTTGGCGAAGGACACCAATCCGGCAGATCCTTCCTGCAAGCGCCGCTACGAAGCACCCACAAAATACCTTCAAAACAGGCCCGGTCGTCCGCCACGTCGTGTTGTCGGGACCTCAGGAATGAACGGTTTGACCATTTCCCACTGCTCGTCGGTGAACAGCACTTCACGTTTACCTACCATCGAAGGACCCCCAGGGCAATCGCACGTTGTAGTCGTTTTGGTTCAAGGATTGCACTGTTCTCTGATTCGTCAAGCCCTCGATGGGTGATGGCTGTTTTTGCTGGCAT
The window above is part of the Bremerella cremea genome. Proteins encoded here:
- a CDS encoding transposase, which gives rise to MADDRACFEGILWVLRSGACRKDLPDWCPSPSTCWRRLAEWKEAGLFVGM